One part of the Saprospiraceae bacterium genome encodes these proteins:
- the kbl gene encoding glycine C-acetyltransferase gives MYFNIKEQLAEELQAIEAAGLYKKERTITSPQGAVIQTKEGGEVLNFCANNYLGLSSHPEVINAAKEAIDHYGYGMSSVRFICGTQDQHKLLEQKTAEFLGMEDCILYAAAFDANGGIFEPLLQEQDAIISDELNHASIIDGIRLCKAQRFRYKHNDMVSLEEQLKEAIGCRRKIIVTDGVFSMDGTIAQLDKITDLAEQYEALVMIDECHASGFMGKNGRGTHEFKNVMDRIDIITGTYGKALGGASGGFTAAKKEIVAMLRQRSRPYLFSNTLAPSIVGASIKVLELLSSSTALRDQLETNTKYFRNAMSVAGFNILPGEHPIVPVMLFDASLAQKFASELLKEGIYVVGFFYPVVAQGKARIRVQISAGHIQEHLDKCVTAFTKVGKLLGVI, from the coding sequence ATGTATTTTAATATTAAAGAGCAATTAGCAGAAGAATTGCAAGCAATAGAAGCTGCAGGATTATACAAAAAAGAACGTACCATTACATCTCCTCAAGGAGCTGTAATTCAAACAAAAGAAGGTGGAGAAGTACTGAACTTTTGTGCTAATAATTATCTGGGATTATCGTCGCACCCTGAGGTTATAAATGCAGCGAAGGAAGCAATTGATCATTATGGATATGGAATGTCATCCGTGCGTTTCATTTGTGGCACGCAAGATCAACATAAATTGCTTGAGCAAAAAACAGCAGAATTCCTGGGCATGGAAGATTGTATTTTATATGCAGCAGCTTTTGATGCAAATGGAGGAATTTTCGAACCGCTATTACAAGAACAGGATGCTATTATTTCGGATGAATTAAATCACGCATCCATTATTGATGGTATTCGTTTATGCAAAGCACAACGTTTTCGCTATAAACACAATGATATGGTGAGTTTGGAAGAACAGTTAAAAGAAGCAATCGGATGCAGGCGAAAGATTATTGTTACAGATGGTGTTTTTTCAATGGACGGTACCATTGCGCAATTGGATAAAATCACAGATTTGGCTGAGCAATACGAAGCCCTTGTAATGATTGATGAATGCCATGCTTCTGGATTTATGGGTAAGAACGGCAGAGGCACCCATGAATTTAAAAATGTAATGGATCGTATTGACATCATTACAGGAACTTATGGCAAGGCGTTAGGAGGTGCATCTGGAGGATTTACAGCAGCAAAAAAGGAAATTGTTGCAATGCTCCGTCAGCGATCAAGACCTTATTTGTTTTCAAATACTTTAGCACCATCCATCGTCGGAGCTTCTATTAAAGTTCTGGAGCTTTTATCTTCCTCTACGGCACTCCGCGATCAGCTTGAGACGAATACAAAATATTTTCGAAATGCAATGTCAGTAGCAGGTTTTAACATTTTGCCTGGTGAACATCCAATTGTTCCGGTCATGTTGTTCGATGCAAGTTTAGCACAAAAATTTGCTTCCGAACTATTAAAAGAAGGTATTTATGTAGTTGGATTCTTTTATCCTGTAGTTGCACAAGGCAAAGCGCGAATTCGTGTTCAAATATCTGCTGGGCATATTCAAGAACATTTAGACAAATGTGTAACCGCATTTACTAAAGTAGGAAAATTGTTGGGGGTAATCTAA
- a CDS encoding transferase hexapeptide repeat family protein, giving the protein MIYSYKEFIPVIHPSAFIHPQAAVTGCVTIGKDVYVGPFAAIRGDFGEIIIEDGCNIQESCTIHMFPGIIVRLKENAHIGHGAIIHGSTIGKNCLIGMNSVIMDAVDMGDECIVGALSFIREGTKIPNRSLVVGNPGKIIRELTDEMIAWKLKGTQLYQQLARDSHRNLKICEPYQELPANYPRPTGAYKSWTKEQNIK; this is encoded by the coding sequence ATGATCTATTCTTATAAAGAATTTATTCCGGTTATTCACCCAAGTGCTTTTATTCATCCACAAGCTGCGGTCACAGGTTGTGTCACTATTGGCAAAGATGTTTATGTAGGACCATTCGCAGCTATCCGAGGTGATTTCGGAGAAATCATTATAGAGGATGGGTGTAATATTCAGGAAAGTTGTACGATTCATATGTTTCCAGGAATAATTGTTCGACTAAAAGAGAATGCACATATTGGACATGGGGCAATCATCCATGGAAGCACGATTGGAAAAAATTGTTTAATTGGCATGAATTCAGTCATTATGGATGCTGTTGACATGGGTGATGAGTGCATTGTTGGCGCCTTAAGCTTTATAAGGGAGGGAACAAAGATTCCAAACAGAAGTTTGGTGGTTGGGAATCCTGGAAAAATAATTAGAGAATTGACTGATGAAATGATTGCCTGGAAACTTAAAGGAACACAACTGTATCAACAATTAGCAAGAGATTCACATAGGAATTTAAAAATTTGTGAACCTTATCAAGAATTACCTGCAAATTATCCACGACCAACAGGAGCTTATAAATCATGGACAAAAGAACAGAATATAAAATAA
- a CDS encoding acyl-CoA thioesterase, giving the protein MYKHEFQIRVRYSETDKMGFVYYGNYMQYYEVGRVEALRNLGIRYADLEDEFGIIMPVVNMNVRYLRPAYYDELITMQTHISQLPETSIKFNTEIYNMQKQLLNAAQITLCFLDAKTKSRLHIPQNILDKLIPYFEKV; this is encoded by the coding sequence ATGTACAAACATGAATTTCAAATTCGGGTGCGCTATAGCGAAACAGATAAAATGGGTTTTGTATATTACGGAAACTACATGCAATATTATGAGGTTGGTCGGGTTGAGGCATTGCGCAACTTAGGCATACGTTATGCAGATTTGGAAGACGAATTTGGCATCATTATGCCTGTTGTAAATATGAATGTACGGTATCTTAGACCTGCATATTATGACGAATTAATTACGATGCAAACTCATATTTCTCAATTACCAGAAACCAGTATTAAATTTAATACCGAGATTTATAATATGCAAAAACAACTTTTGAATGCAGCTCAAATTACACTTTGTTTTTTAGATGCGAAAACAAAATCCCGATTGCATATCCCTCAAAATATACTTGATAAATTAATACCCTATTTTGAAAAGGTTTAG
- a CDS encoding NAD-dependent epimerase/dehydratase family protein translates to MQKERILMLGANGQIGTVLADALRTKFGGAAVVTSDLRNPVIESGPHEILNVLDLEKLNQLIDKHQITQIYHLAAILSATGEKDPMSTWNINMQGLLNVLNVAVEKKIHKVFYPSTIAIFGPSTPKHNTAQESSFIPTTVYGMSKLAGENWCNYYHKRYGLDVRSVRYPGVIGWQSAPGGGTTDYAVEIFYDALKFGKYTCFLEAETRLPMIYMEDSIRATIELMEADVDKISVRTSYNLASMSFTPAELAAEIKQHIPDFQIQYAPDFRQAIAASWSESIDDQMARKDWQWLPNYDLSKMTADMFYQLRLKEHEKQ, encoded by the coding sequence ATGCAAAAAGAGCGCATTTTGATGCTTGGTGCCAATGGTCAAATTGGTACCGTTTTAGCAGACGCACTTCGAACTAAATTTGGAGGAGCTGCAGTGGTAACATCTGATTTAAGGAATCCTGTTATTGAATCTGGACCCCATGAAATTTTGAACGTACTTGACCTTGAAAAATTAAATCAACTGATTGATAAACATCAGATAACACAAATTTATCATCTTGCCGCAATTTTATCAGCTACGGGTGAAAAAGATCCTATGTCCACCTGGAATATTAATATGCAGGGATTATTAAATGTATTAAATGTAGCGGTTGAAAAAAAGATTCATAAAGTGTTTTACCCAAGCACGATTGCCATTTTTGGTCCTTCTACTCCAAAACATAATACTGCTCAGGAAAGCAGTTTTATACCGACAACTGTTTATGGAATGAGTAAATTAGCAGGAGAAAACTGGTGTAATTATTATCATAAACGGTATGGATTGGATGTTAGATCTGTGCGATATCCGGGTGTGATCGGTTGGCAATCAGCGCCGGGCGGAGGTACTACTGACTATGCTGTAGAAATTTTTTATGATGCTTTAAAATTTGGAAAGTATACTTGCTTCTTAGAAGCAGAAACCAGGCTTCCAATGATTTATATGGAAGATAGTATTCGGGCGACCATAGAATTAATGGAAGCAGATGTTGATAAAATTTCAGTTCGTACCAGTTATAATCTGGCAAGCATGAGTTTTACACCTGCTGAATTAGCAGCTGAAATAAAGCAACACATTCCAGACTTTCAAATTCAATATGCTCCCGATTTTCGGCAGGCCATAGCAGCGTCCTGGAGTGAAAGTATTGATGACCAAATGGCAAGGAAAGACTGGCAATGGTTACCCAATTATGATTTGTCTAAAATGACCGCAGATATGTTTTATCAATTGAGATTGAAAGAACATGAAAAACAATAA
- a CDS encoding arginine deiminase, translating to MIPSVFVDSEIKTLRKLIIHEPDEGIDRISPRRASELLFDDIVHLPTMQKEHKVYQQILHRFVGQENVLETQTLIKESLDAAPDTKQGIIQMIKDFEELPTATVQLLLNLDHNTLSEVLISGYYKKEEQIVFDPVPNFIFTRDIAITINDHVVITKASKDVRHRENLLTRFIFYAHPTFSHLVKENKLINLNEVDLYPPSKKGEPISVEGGDLMVINKDYLLIGSSERTTDHALLSLKNVLFEKNVVKNVVEIDVPKERSFMHIDTIFTQINHQHFVGFKPIVKDGLGSYVTVHKQDGTLVEYPSILEFMHAEIDPKIEFIWSGNGESPYQEREQWTDGCNLLTLRPGIALTYDRNPKTEIAFRNAGYDVIHAIDFLKSDMDINKMENTIITLPSSELSRARGGPHCMSCPVLRDRI from the coding sequence ATGATTCCATCTGTTTTTGTAGACTCTGAAATTAAAACCCTCCGAAAATTAATTATCCACGAGCCAGATGAAGGAATTGACCGGATCAGTCCGCGAAGAGCCAGTGAATTACTTTTTGATGATATCGTTCATTTGCCAACGATGCAAAAAGAGCACAAGGTATACCAACAAATATTGCATCGATTTGTCGGTCAGGAAAATGTCCTTGAAACACAAACTTTAATTAAAGAATCTCTGGATGCTGCACCTGATACAAAACAAGGCATTATTCAAATGATTAAAGATTTTGAAGAGTTACCAACTGCAACAGTGCAACTTTTATTAAATCTTGACCATAATACTTTATCCGAAGTTTTGATATCAGGTTATTATAAAAAGGAAGAACAAATTGTTTTTGATCCGGTACCAAATTTTATTTTTACCAGAGACATAGCTATTACAATTAATGATCATGTAGTCATCACAAAAGCATCTAAAGATGTTCGGCATCGGGAAAATTTATTAACCCGATTTATTTTTTATGCACATCCTACATTTAGTCATTTGGTCAAAGAAAATAAATTAATAAACTTAAATGAGGTAGATTTATATCCACCCTCTAAAAAAGGGGAACCAATTTCTGTTGAAGGTGGTGACTTGATGGTAATCAACAAAGATTATCTTTTAATTGGCAGTAGTGAGCGAACCACGGATCATGCATTGCTAAGCCTTAAAAATGTTTTATTTGAAAAAAATGTGGTTAAAAATGTAGTTGAGATAGATGTTCCAAAAGAACGTTCTTTTATGCATATTGATACCATTTTTACGCAAATCAATCATCAACATTTTGTAGGTTTTAAGCCCATTGTCAAAGATGGTTTAGGATCTTATGTAACCGTACATAAACAGGATGGAACCCTGGTTGAATATCCATCCATCTTGGAATTTATGCATGCAGAAATAGATCCCAAGATAGAATTTATCTGGAGTGGGAATGGAGAATCCCCTTACCAGGAAAGGGAACAATGGACTGATGGCTGCAATTTATTAACGCTACGTCCTGGCATTGCATTAACATACGATCGAAATCCAAAAACTGAAATCGCATTCCGCAATGCAGGGTATGATGTTATTCATGCTATCGATTTTTTAAAAAGTGATATGGATATAAACAAAATGGAAAATACGATTATAACCTTACCATCCAGTGAACTATCAAGAGCTCGTGGCGGTCCGCATTGTATGTCTTGTCCAGTATTAAGAGATCGGATTTAA
- a CDS encoding DUF2461 domain-containing protein, with product MPVYFTKDICTFLKDLGNHNDREWFNQNKNQFKEYVEKPFIIFVNDLIETFKELDPRIQITSKEAIFRIYKDIRFSQDKTPYKEFVSALISPGGRKDRSSPGFYFEIRQDAIHIYSGVYEPDPKQLLKIRLYIASHAKDFSKLLLDPKFVKRFGKILGEKNKVLPKELKEAAALQALIFNKNFYFMCSLDPELLYSTKLIEEFVNAFIDARALNVFFEKALNSE from the coding sequence ATGCCGGTTTATTTTACAAAGGATATTTGCACATTTCTTAAGGATCTTGGGAATCATAATGATCGCGAATGGTTTAATCAAAATAAGAATCAATTTAAGGAGTATGTTGAAAAGCCATTTATAATTTTTGTAAATGATTTGATTGAAACATTCAAAGAGTTGGATCCAAGGATTCAAATTACATCCAAGGAGGCTATTTTTAGAATTTATAAAGACATTCGGTTTAGCCAAGACAAAACGCCTTATAAGGAATTTGTTTCGGCATTGATTTCTCCAGGAGGCCGCAAAGATCGAAGCTCACCAGGTTTTTATTTTGAAATTCGGCAGGATGCTATCCATATTTATTCTGGCGTTTATGAACCGGATCCAAAACAGTTGTTAAAAATTAGGTTATATATTGCTTCGCACGCAAAAGATTTTTCTAAACTGCTGTTGGATCCCAAATTTGTAAAACGATTTGGAAAAATACTTGGGGAGAAAAATAAAGTCTTACCTAAAGAGCTAAAAGAAGCCGCTGCTCTTCAAGCGCTAATTTTTAATAAGAATTTTTACTTTATGTGCAGCCTGGACCCGGAGTTATTGTATTCTACGAAATTAATAGAAGAATTTGTAAATGCGTTTATAGATGCAAGAGCACTGAACGTATTTTTTGAAAAAGCACTCAATAGCGAATAG
- a CDS encoding YihY/virulence factor BrkB family protein produces the protein MKRFRPHIKDRIENLAITTQVINWSKSHSLPGFKKVAIFEVIKFLIQEARRTDLNMRASAMTYHFFLALFPSLIFFFTLTAYLPKDLDFYKTLEQSLLSILPAGAKEYLIRDIITGLRPKAKGGFLSIGFILAIWFGSHGILALMRGFDKTYKSSFRKRNWVETHITAILLTFGLGLLLMFSVLSIIFGERILRWLLDYMDMSSFLMISISSLKYIVSLVLFYSVIGIVYRYGPAINKPMKGISPGTLFATIGSIILSVLFGIFVDKFGTYHKVYGAISALIITLIWIRLNTLILILGFELNAAIIINRDLMLQSKINQRLVNSEDL, from the coding sequence TTGAAAAGGTTTAGACCCCATATCAAAGATCGAATTGAAAATTTAGCAATTACGACACAGGTTATAAATTGGTCGAAATCACATTCATTGCCCGGTTTTAAAAAGGTTGCAATTTTTGAAGTAATTAAATTTTTAATTCAAGAGGCCCGAAGAACAGATTTAAATATGCGTGCTAGTGCCATGACATATCATTTTTTCTTAGCCTTATTCCCATCCCTTATCTTTTTTTTTACCTTAACGGCCTATTTACCAAAAGACCTTGATTTTTATAAAACGCTTGAACAGTCGCTGCTTTCAATTCTTCCAGCCGGAGCGAAAGAATATTTGATTCGGGATATAATAACCGGGCTGCGTCCAAAAGCAAAAGGTGGATTCTTATCGATAGGATTTATTTTGGCGATTTGGTTTGGTTCCCATGGAATCCTGGCTTTGATGAGAGGATTTGATAAAACATATAAATCAAGTTTTAGAAAACGCAATTGGGTAGAAACCCATATTACCGCCATTCTGTTAACTTTTGGACTCGGTTTACTCCTCATGTTTTCTGTTTTATCCATTATTTTCGGAGAACGAATTTTGAGATGGTTACTAGATTATATGGATATGAGTTCATTTTTAATGATCTCCATTTCAAGTTTAAAATATATTGTCTCCCTGGTTTTATTTTACTCTGTTATTGGCATCGTTTACCGTTATGGACCCGCTATCAATAAACCGATGAAAGGAATTTCACCAGGAACTTTATTTGCAACCATTGGATCCATTATATTATCCGTTTTATTTGGAATTTTTGTAGATAAATTTGGAACCTATCACAAAGTTTATGGTGCAATTAGTGCACTCATAATAACCTTAATTTGGATTCGACTGAATACCTTGATTTTAATACTGGGTTTTGAATTGAATGCTGCAATTATTATAAACAGAGATTTAATGCTGCAATCAAAAATAAATCAACGACTCGTAAATTCCGAAGATTTATAA
- a CDS encoding enoyl-CoA hydratase/isomerase family protein has product MDAYVNCTIENGLAIIRFYHPAHNSLPGFLLKDLAHKITEAGENPQVKIILIQSAGDKTFCAGASFDELSNIQDIETGKIFFMGFAHVILAMRNCSKLILGRIQGKAIGGGVGLAAAMDYPMATQYASIRLSELAVGIGPFVIGPAVERKMGAAAFQMMAMNPTEWQTAQWAKQKGLFYEVFDTIEQLDLYQQKFITQLLEYNPEALHMLKKIFWEGTPDWEQKLIERAGISGRLVLSEISKNAIYQFKQNKN; this is encoded by the coding sequence ATGGACGCATATGTAAATTGCACTATAGAAAATGGCTTAGCGATAATTCGCTTTTACCATCCGGCCCATAATTCTTTACCTGGTTTTTTATTAAAAGATTTAGCGCATAAAATTACGGAGGCGGGCGAAAATCCACAAGTCAAAATTATTCTCATTCAATCAGCGGGAGATAAGACCTTTTGTGCAGGTGCTAGTTTTGATGAATTATCAAATATTCAGGATATTGAAACTGGAAAAATATTTTTTATGGGTTTTGCACATGTAATTCTTGCAATGCGCAATTGTTCAAAACTAATATTAGGACGAATCCAAGGTAAAGCAATTGGAGGTGGCGTAGGCTTAGCAGCTGCAATGGATTATCCGATGGCTACACAGTATGCAAGCATTCGTTTGAGTGAACTGGCAGTTGGTATCGGACCTTTTGTAATTGGACCAGCCGTAGAACGCAAAATGGGGGCAGCTGCATTTCAAATGATGGCGATGAATCCAACAGAATGGCAAACTGCGCAATGGGCAAAACAGAAAGGACTATTCTATGAAGTTTTTGATACCATAGAACAATTAGATTTATATCAACAAAAGTTTATCACACAGCTTCTGGAATATAATCCCGAAGCACTGCATATGTTGAAAAAAATATTCTGGGAAGGAACTCCTGATTGGGAACAAAAACTAATTGAAAGAGCCGGAATTAGTGGGCGCTTGGTACTATCTGAAATTTCTAAAAACGCTATTTACCAATTTAAGCAAAACAAGAATTAA